A window from Leguminivora glycinivorella isolate SPB_JAAS2020 chromosome 16, LegGlyc_1.1, whole genome shotgun sequence encodes these proteins:
- the LOC125234938 gene encoding protein tamozhennic: MLPALWRRIEDAHYSYLETDDSPEKLQQREKLEGYIMEYLSIVPHECKFGLAETGKVFQRTITELSQFSAYRAGQGWAAIARYAANLLAQPWRLEYRNIRLYSGFYKHEVEAHMVGAETLLQAMGYRPSGPGRLALEGPVCPDMAAAICRDAIIAQCECQIMASVWEAVWSGGGRCTWASVARERAACASSAAATAARLLAPSQGQEIYSNIPVTVPLEPTVRRDYPAPLESPADLPTPVLPYMLPPMMYPDMTNVPNMAMPPVPMMTYPVPYFYPVQAPYMIPTPMYAPIKHANNVPVNGYPPQYRYPAVPTAQLIELDSPSIYENGKYDRHRDDDRHKKRLESSRRNSTSKSGFSDVSLPSLPRSDTQPALSKAREDGMGTYESWDYVFRNLSSKDQEGDSTSRSRFSPSLDRDSRTLDRLDREERRAKYQPTTLDLEDGLQALNLDRSYDEEMYRTAKVNENLMRLKLEQEQKRAKQLKKQAEDKKRKSEPVGNPKADALITPKVAPDKVRLLTKKDVKDRKEVIKQQNSVNGSVTSVEVKKVKKPVRPVEEKPRSKPYENGHGTSHSKTNSVSSTTPNYDLKAQLIVSLDETDSRPSPRNRMGKDRPAGRSPEQKTSKIGGSVGLARI; this comes from the exons ATGCTGCCGGCGCTATGGCGGCGGATCGAGGACGCGCACTACAGCTACCTCGAGACGGACGACAGCCCCGAGAAGCTGCAGCAGCGGGAGAAGCTAGAAG GCTACATAATGGAGTACCTGTCGATCGTACCTCACGAATGCAAGTTCGGTCTCGCCGAGACCGGTAAAGTGTTCCAACGAACGATAACTGAGCTATCCCAGTTCAGTGCGTACCGAGCTGGCCAAGGATGGGCCGCTATTGCGCGGTACGCGGCGAACTTGTTGGCCCAGCCTTGGAGGCTAGAATATAGGAATATACGG CTATACAGCGGTTTCTACAAGCACGAAGTGGAAGCCCACATGGTAGGCGCCGAGACCCTACTGCAGGCCATGGGGTACCGGCCCTCGGGTCCGGGCCGCCTGGCTCTTGAAGGCCCAGTGTGCCCCGACATGGCGGCCGCTATATGCCGGGACGCCATCATCGCTCAGTGCGAGTGCCAG ATAATGGCATCCGTATGGGAGGCGGTATGGAGCGGCGGTGGCAGATGTACCTGGGCGTCTGTGGCCAGAGAGCGAGCGGCGTGCGCTTCCAGTGCTGCCGCGACCGCTGCTAGGTTACTGGCGCCTTCACAGGGACAAG AAATCTACTCCAACATCCCCGTGACAGTGCCCCTCGAGCCCACAGTCCGTCGCGACTACCCCGCCCCCCTTGAATCTCCCGCCGATCTCCCCACCCCCGTTCTTCCCTATATGTTACCCCCCATGATGTACCCCGACATGACCAACGTGCCCAATATGGCTATGCCCCCTGTGCCAATGATGACGTACCCCGTGCCCTACTTCTATCCGGTCCAAGCGCCGTATATGATACCGACACCTATGTACGCGCCTATCAAACACGCCAATAATGTTCCTGTCAACGGATATCCGCCACAATATAG GTATCCAGCAGTGCCAACAGCTCAGCTCATCGAACTAGACTCCCCCTCAATCTACGAAAACGGAAAATACGACAGACACAGAGACGACGACCGACACAAGAAACGGCTAGAAAGCTCTAGAAGAAACAGCACTTCCAAATCAGGCTTCAGCGATGTCTCCCTACCCAGTCTCCCGCGATCTGACACCCAGCCCGCCTTAAGCAAAGCCAGAGAAGATGGCATGGGGACCTATGAGAGCTGGGACTATGTCTTCAGAAACCTCTCCAGCAAAGACCAAGAAGGAGACAGCACCAGCAGGAGTAGATTCTCACCATCCCTAGACAGAGACTCCCGAACACTCGACAGGCTAGACAGAGAAGAAAGACGCGCCAAATACCAACCAACAACTTTAGACTTAGAAGACGGCCTACAAGCCTTAAACCTCGACAGATCTTACGACGAAGAAATGTACAGAACAGCTAAAGTGAACGAGAACTTGATGAGGTTAAAGCTGGAACAAGAACAGAAAAGAGCTAAGCAGTTAAAGAAGCAAGCAGAAGATAAGAAGAGGAAGTCTGAGCCTGTGGGGAATCCGAAAGCAGATGCGCTTATAACGCCTAAAGTAGCGCCGGACAAAGTGAGGTTATTAACTAAGAAGGATGTTAAAGATAGGAAGGAGGTTATAAAGCAGCAGAACTCTGTGAACGGGTCGGTTACTAGTGTGGAGGTTAAGAAGGTCAAGAAACCGGTGAGGCCTGTGGAGGAGAAGCCGAGGAGTAAGCCGTATGAGAATGGACACGGGACGTCGCATTCGAAAACTAATTCAG tCTCAAGCACAACACCAAACTACGACTTAAAAGCACAACTAATAGTATCCCTAGACGAGACGGACTCGCGGCCTTCGCCCCGAAACAGAATGGGGAAAGACCGACCAGCAGGGCGGAGTCCAGAACAGAAGACAAGCAAGATCGGTGGCAGTGTGGGACTTGCACGTATCTGA
- the LOC125234851 gene encoding keratin, type I cytoskeletal 9-like: MVKLLVIMAVLVAATLAYPGGSRGGGYGSGSHGGGFGRGGRGGGFGKGSNYGGYGGHGSSELIDGGFGSQGGFGGSRGSQGGLRGSHGIQSGLGGSYGSQSGFGGSHGSQDGFGGSQGGFGGRHGSQGGFGGSRGSQGDFGGSHGSQGGFGDSDSHGSQGGFGGSSGIQGGFGGSHGRLTDINIK, translated from the exons ATGGTTAAGCTTTTG GTTATCATGGCGGTGTTGGTGGCTGCGACACTGGCTTACCCTG GTGGTAGCAGAGGCGGCGGTTACGGCAGCGGTAGTCACGGGGGTGGTTTCGGTCGCGGCGGCCGCGGAGGTGGCTTCGGCAAAGGCAGTAACTACGGCGGTTACGGAGGTCATGGGTCATCTGAGCTAATAGATGGCGGTTTCGGTAGCCAGGGAGGCTTTGGAGGTAGCCGTGGAAGTCAGGGCGGCTTGAGAGGTAGCCACGGGATTCAGAGCGGGTTGGGAGGTAGCTACGGGAGTCAGAGCGGATTTGGTGGTAGCCACGGAAGTCAAGACGGCTTTGGTGGAAGTCAGGGCGGCTTTGGTGGTAGACACGGAAGTCAAGGCGGCTTTGGTGGAAGCCGTGGAAGTCAAGGCGACTTTGGAGGTAGCCACGGAAGTCAGGGCGGCTTCGGTGATAGTGATAGCCACGGAAGTCAAGGCGGCTTTGGTGGAAGCAGCGGAATTCAGGGCGGATTTGGAGGTAGCCACGGTAGACTTACggacataaatattaaataa
- the LOC125234699 gene encoding glycine-rich cell wall structural protein 1.8-like produces the protein MAKFLIIMTTLVAVAIAYPGYGGSSGGFGQGSQGGFGGNRGGGFGSGSHGGGFGSGGQGGFGSGGHGGGFGGGSSYGGHGGHGSHLSELDSGFGSQGGFGGSRGSQGGFGISHERHSGIGISHGSQGGIGFSRESQGSLSGSHASQGGFGGSRGSQGGFGGSHGSSGYGHKY, from the exons ATGGCGAAGTTTCTG ataatCATGACGACGTTGGTGGCTGTGGCCATAGCCTACCCTG GTTATGGCGGTTCAAGCGGTGGTTTCGGCCAGGGCAGCCAGGGCGGGTTCG GTGGAAACAGAGGAGGCGGTTTCGGCAGTGGTAGTCACGGAGGTGGCTTCGGCAGCGGCGGCCAAGGTGGTTTCGGCAGCGGCGGCCACGGAGGTGGCTTCGGCGGTGGCAGCAGCTACGGCGGTCACGGAGGTCACGGCAGTCATCTGTCTGAGCTAGATAGCGGTTTCGGTAGCCAGGGAGGCTTTGGAGGCAGCCGTGGAAGTCAGGGCGGCTTCGGAATTAGCCACGAACGTCATAGCGGCATCGGAATTAGCCACGGAAGTCAAGGCGGCATTGGATTTAGCCGCGAAAGTCAAGGTAGCCTCAGTGGTAGCCACGCAAGTCAAGGCGGATTTGGTGGCAGCCGCGGAAGCCAGGGCGGCTTTGGTGGCAGCCACGGTAGCAGCGGATACGGACATAAATATTAA